A stretch of the Lactuca sativa cultivar Salinas chromosome 9, Lsat_Salinas_v11, whole genome shotgun sequence genome encodes the following:
- the LOC111915347 gene encoding serine/threonine-protein kinase haspin homolog, with protein sequence MTSRAGEKKVDLWSQIAATESDNELQQQQTAIVYKRKQTQNESLPTTKQLSSIQKNRVSLVPGKRISWNRSLFIRGRTSIAVAACVEYGPKKEKQIRKQKPPLSRAKGAPPQNFDKERAYFEEVDAFELLEESPSPQCKTWVMGNKNYVPQSSHISSVLKKWLLAHKPDHSCGPSTSLSRILDTPLGDSIHDGVLDLSSLKTSLETVSQANKGFKSNQNKIVGSDVLQSHTSSTKRIQNLSESDSEEIEYVIRNLSLSSQNSLNEQQWDPLLALLAVCGQSSPSTFSDVLSQYCDLQSIAKVGEGTYGEVFIAGGTVCKVVPFDGDSLVNGEVQKKAEELLEEVMLSLTLNQLRGHDNHIHNVCPTFIHTLGLRVCTGAYDDEMIRAWVEWDKKHNSENDHPSEFSEKQRFVVFVQEHGGQDLESFVLLSFSEAQSLLVQVTVALAVAEAAFEFEHRDLHWGNILLSRKGCKTLEFVLDGKKMHVKTHGLVASIIDFTLSRINTGEDILFLDLSLDPGLFEGPKGDEQSETYRKMKEATEDCWEGSFPKTNVLWLQYLVDVLLRKKVYDRTSKDTRELRSLKKRLNSYESAKESIGDPFFSDLIVNE encoded by the exons ATGACTTCCCGTGCAG GTGAAAAGAAAGTCGATCTCTGGTCACAGATTGCAGCAACCGAATCGGATAATGAACTTCAACAACAGCAAACCGCCATTGTTTACAAACGCAAACAAACCCAAAATGAAAGCCTACCAACCAC GAAGCAGTTGAGTTCTATTCAGAAGAATCGGGTGAGTTTAGTTCCAGGGAAGAGGATCAGTTGGAATCGTTCTCTCTTCATCAG AGGGAGGACAAGTATTGCTGTTGCTGCCTGTGTTGAATATGGACCCAAAAAGGAGAAGCAGATAAGAAAACAGAAGCCTCCCCTTTCTAGA GCAAAAGGTGCACCACCTCAAAACTTTGATAAGGAGCGTGCATACTTTGAGGAGGTTGATGCATTTGAATTGTTAGAGGAAAGTCCTTCACCTCAATGCAAGACTTGGGTTATGGGAAACAAAAATTATGTTCCTCAATCATCACATATATCATCAGTTTTGAAAAAATGGTTACTTGCCCACAAGCCAGATCACAGTTGTGGGCCCTCTACTTCACTTTCCAGGATCCTTGACACTCCTTTAGGGGATTCTATTCATGATGGAGTTTTGGATTTATCAAGCTTAAAAACTTCTTTAGAAACAGTTTCTCAGGCCAACAAAGGTTTCAAATCAAACCAAAATAAGATTGTGGGAAGTGATGTTCTTCAAAGTCATACCTCTTCCACAAAGAGAATTCAGAATTTGagtgaaagtgattctgaagAAATTGAATATGTGATTCGTAATCTCTCTCTATCATCCCAAAACTctttgaatgagcaacaatgggatCCGTTATTAGCACTGTTAGCAGTTTGTGGACAGTCTTCTCCATCAACATTTTCAGATGTGTTATCTCAATATTG TGATCTCCAAAGTATTGCAAAGGTAGGTGAAGGTACATATGGGGAAGTTTTTATTGCTGGTGGAACTGTTTGCAAAGTTGTTCCATTTGATGGAGACTCATTAGTCAATGGGGAAGTTCAAAag AAAGCTGAAGAATTGCTTGAGGAAGTTATGCTTTCACTGACACTGAATCAATTAAGGGGACATGATAATCATATTCATAATGTTTGCCCTACATTCATACATACATTAGG TTTAAGGGTATGTACAGGTGCTTATGATGATGAAATGATAAGAGCATGGGTAGAATGGGACAAAAAGCATAAttcagagaatgatcatccttcAGAGTTTTCTGAAAAGCAG CGATTTGTTGTGTTTGTTCAAGAACATGGTGGACAGGATCTCGAGAGCTTTGTGCTTCTGAGCTTCAGTGAGGCACAAAGTTTGCTAGTTCAA GTTACTGTTGCTTTGGCAGTGGCAGAAGCTGCATTTGAGTTTGAACACAGGGATTTGCACTG GGGGAATATTCTGTTGAGCCGAAAAGGTTGTAAAACATTAGAGTTTGTTCTTGATGGGAAGAAAATGCATGTCAAGACACATGGACTTGTGGCATCAATCATTGATTTTACACTTTCAAGGATCAATAcag GTGAAGATATTTTATTTCTGGATCTATCATTGGACCCTGGACTCTTTGAAGGCCCAAAAGGAGATGAACAG TCGGAAACTTATAGGAAAATGAAAGAAGCCACCGAAGATTGCTGGGAAGGAAG TTTCCCAAAGACAAATGTGTTGTGGTTGCAATACCTGGTTGACGTTTTGCTGCGGAAAAAAGTTTAT GATCGAACATCTAAAGACACGAGAGAGTTGCGTTCTCTGAAAAAGCGGTTAAACAGTTACGAGTCGGCAAAAGAATCGATTGGTGATCCTTTCTTCAGTGACTTGATTGTTAATGAATAG